ATCGCTTGCTttaaaagaggccgggcgcggtggctgaagcctgtactcccagcgctttgggaggccgaggcgggaggatcgcttgagcccaggaattcgaagTTACtatgagctatgatcaggccactgcattctagcctgggcaatgagaaagaccctgtctcttaaacaacaacaaagtcaGAAGGAGAGGCTGCCATGGCTACAGCTCCCGGTGACGTCACGGCCAGCTCCGTGACGCGCGGCCAGGGCAGCCCGCGGAGACCGAGGCTCCTCTGTGACGTCAGCAGCCGGCCGGGACACAGCGGGAGGGCAGGTGCGACCGCGGGTCCTGCCGACTTCACGCAGGGTCCGTGGGGTCCCCGCGGCGCGCAGCGGCTGAAGGAGGCCCCAAGGCCTCGGCGACCGCGGCGGCGGCTTTAGCGTCAGTGACTAGGCAGCAGGGGGTCAGGATGCGGCGAAGTTCCCGCCCGGGCTCGGCCTCGTCCTCGCGCAAGCACACGCCCAACTTTTTCAGCGAGAACAGCTCAATGAGCATCACCTCGGAGGACAGCAAAGGGCTCCGGTCAGCGGGGACGGGGCCTGGGGAGCCCGAGGGCAGAAGAGCCCGGGGCCCGAGCTGCGGTGAGCCCGCCTTGAGCGCGGGAGTGCCCGGAGGAACCACATGGGCAGGAAGCTCTCAGCAGAAGCCGGCGCCTCGGAGCCACAACTGGCAGACAGCCTGTGGCGCGGCAACCGTGAGGGGCGGGGCCTCGGGTGCGGGCGGGGTCGACCCCGGGTGAGCCAGTGGAGGGGGCGGGGCCTAAAGGGCGGTGCTGGGCGGGAACGGGGCTAAGATGATATCTGGGCACCTCCTACAAGGTGGGTCCTGTAGGGtgaagggatggtgctaaatgaGATCCCTTAAGGGGCGGAGCCTCGGTGTCCTGGACGGTtatggaaaggggaggggaaaatCTTGTGGTTGGGTGCCACTGAGGAGGCGCGGCCTCAATGTTAGCGTGAGTGGCTCCCAGGACAATTGGGTTCCACCAAGATCTAAGGCTGGGGGCGGGTCATCCGTTTGGGGGTGggaccaactctttttttttttttttttttttgcacggagtttcgctcttgttgcccatgccatacaatggcatgatctcggctcaccttaacctccgcctcccgggttcaaacgattctcccgcctcagcctcccgagtagctgggattacaggcgtgcgccaccatgcccggccagtttttatgtttttagtagagacggggtttctccgtgttaatcaggctggcctcgaactcccgacctcaggtgatccgcccgcctcggcctcccaaatcgctgggattacaggcgtgagccaccgcgcccggccaggagacCAACTCTTGACGGAGCCTCCCTGAGGGGCGGGGCTTCAGAGGGCAGAGCGGGAGCCGGGATAGGGCTGCGGTGGGACCAAAGCCTGTGAGAGGCTTCCCAGCTTTCTGGCTTCTGGACTGAGCAATCTGCGGCCGGGTCTCGAGGGGAAAATAGGTCTGTGGTCCGCAAGGCCCCAATGGAGCCCTTGGGTTCCCGCAGAACCGACTGGGTCTCCAGTAGTCTCTGAGGAGCCGCTCGACCTTCTCCCGACCCTGGATCTGAGGCAGGAGATGCCTCCCCCGCGGGTGTTCAAGAGCTTTCTGAGTATGGGCCAGGCCGGCTGCGATCCCCTCTGACCCTCGGGTTCCCCTGTCCGAACTCCAGTTCTCTCTGAGCCCCCGGCTCCCGTTTGAGTATCGAGCCCCTCTCCGAGCCTCAACTCATTCTCCTAGCCCCCCTCTAATTATCCTAGCCCACCCCTCTCTTTCTGAGCCCCAGGCCCAACCCCGGCCCCTCCCAAGCCCCTTCTGAACCCGGACACCACGCTGGCTGAGCCCCCGCCTCTCCCTGCCGTGGGCCTCTCTCTGACCCTCTGTCCTGGCCTCAGGCCTGCTCTTCCAGGGGCTGAGCGTGTCGTTATCCCTGGCAGGAGACGTGCTGGTCAGCATGTACAGGTCAGAGGGAGGGACGCTGGCGCCCCAGGGGCCGCTCTttggagggggtggggagcagggccgGGACCTTGCTGGCGCTTGAGCCGATTCAGATCTGATTGAGTCATGTTGGCAGGAGCTGGGTCTAGGACCCTGGGGTGGGGACTGGAGGGTTGAGCAGGTcggggcctcagcctccctccggTTCCCCAGGGAGGTCTGTTCCATCCGCTTCCTGTTCACGGCTGTGTCGCTGCTGAGCCTCTTTCTATCAGGTGAGGGGCAGTGAATTCCCTGGAGCCCCTGCCCTGGGTGCTTTGGAGGCAAACCCAGCACATTTTCTCCTACATCCTCGCTCCTGCAGCTCCTGGCATTCCCCTGCAGAACCCCCTAATTCCCCCTCAGACTCCCACGGTCCTCCCCAGGCTTAACCCCCTCAAGCCTCTTTCCACTCTCCCCCTATGCCGGGGAAAcccattctcttccttttccttctcctgagacccctccctctctttctccagcATTCTGGCTGGGGCTTCTGTACCTGGTCTCTCCTTTGGAGAATGTGAGTTGGGGAGACTGTCCTGGGGTAGGGGGGCTGGCAGGTTGTGAACCTGGAGATTGTGGGGATCCCCTGGACTGTTGGTCTGCTGGAGTGGGGCTAATGCCAGAGGCTACAATCCTTAAGAAGGGCTGGATATTAACAGATTTATGAGGGATTGTGCTTGAGGGTTTCTTGGGGGCTCTGAtactgggaggtcaaggaggagTCGAGGAAAGGGGACACAGTCTTCAAAAAGGAAGCCCTGGCCGTttccaggctgaggtaggagcaaGGACGACCGGAGCTGAGCGGCTCTGTGTTTTGTCCCTTCATCCAACAGGAACCTAAGGAAATGCTGACTCTAAGGTGAAAGAGGGCACCTAGGGTGGGAAATTGGGGGGCTCAAAGTTGCTTC
The Pongo pygmaeus isolate AG05252 chromosome 21, NHGRI_mPonPyg2-v2.0_pri, whole genome shotgun sequence DNA segment above includes these coding regions:
- the SPAG4 gene encoding sperm-associated antigen 4 protein isoform X4, translating into MRRSSRPGSASSSRKHTPNFFSENSSMSITSEDSKGLRSAGTGPGEPEGRRARGPSCGEPALSAGVPGGTTWAGSSQQKPAPRSHNWQTACGAATVRGGASEPTGSPVVSEEPLDLLPTLDLRQEMPPPRVFKSFLSLLFQGLSVSLSLAGDVLVSMYREVCSIRFLFTAVSLLSLFLSGASIDLRKTSHDYADRNTAYFWNRFSFWNYARPPTVILEPHVFPGNCWAFEGDQGQVVIQLPGRVQLSDITLQHPPPSVEHTGGANSAPRDFAVFGLQVDDETEVSLGKFTFDVEKSEIQTFHLQNDPPAAFPKVKIQILSNWGHPHFTCLYRVRAHGVRTSEGAEGSATGGPH